A region from the Anoplolepis gracilipes chromosome 2, ASM4749672v1, whole genome shotgun sequence genome encodes:
- the Unr gene encoding RNA-binding protein Unr, whose translation MSNNPQWKTFQPPIMNSDPAILDYKSMAIPSPKAITGSHQPTTNNYRNGTNYSGDHYMGSPPECGKNSTNYGSYPGTQSSPRNGATRFPFEFTSMETNTSYTNEPTTNNSTYQDQSANQGTRETGIIEKLLHSYGFIQCCERQARLFFHFSQFSGNIEHLKIGDPVEFEMTYDRRTGKPIASTVSKIAPVALGDQRCIGNVTTELQASGDSQGRISYENRGECFFLPYTKDDVEGNVTLRAGDKVSFQIATNQRGNLGACNVRLENPAHPVRYRGVVCSMKENFGFIERADVVKEIFFHFSEAKSMKEELRLGDDVEFIIQTRNGKEVACNITKLPPGSIIFEEVSNEVMKGQVLKPLERGTAARHQNDPLPGRIRYRDSNHSEVEVPFGDKDQKGDFTLRHGDWVQFRIATDTRDQLKRATEIMLLPESFTVSGERREQGVIQSLKDGFGFIRCVEREPRLFFHFNEVLDVDREISVGDEVEFTVIQDPSSSFSNTRQSAIRLKHLTMGTVLFQTIIEKDILGTVIQDTNSMEPGLIGYGQQKSIIFFSKDCDPKHIPKLGDKVMFNIVQVKRNKELVAEDIFLVNAAGEKIQNVNKKSNGQVCQGFIAALKDGFGFIETVNHDREIFFHYSNFEGDANTLELGADIECTISNSSNGRGSGGCVAADHVKLVPRGSIPRPTAVSELLDGTVVRPLRSANPEQTEYAGLIKINPTNEDEETPEYEFGIMGLSNKRELLQAGDPVQLQVDSEGHACNIVAVRKKRRATVDAVKGPFGFLAYEVDEGKKLFFHISEVRDHATLQPGDQVEFVLVTNQRTGKSSACNVTRLSDAVQQRPERLISRLRTISLEDTGPKLTVVRQPRGPDGTRGFNQERCQHTPGAIEE comes from the exons ATGTCCAACAATCCTCAGTGGAAAACGTTCCAGCCGCCAATCATGAACTCTGACCCAGCAATACTTGATTACAAGTCTATGGCTATACCAAGTCCTAAAGCCATAACAGGATCTCATCAACCAACAACTAACAATTATCGTAATGGTACCAACTACAGTGGTGATCATTATATGGGTTCACCTCCTGAATGTGGCAAAAATTCTACCAATTATGGTAGTTATCCTGGCACACAATCATCACCACGCAATGGTGCCACAAGATTTCCATTTGAATTTACAAGCATGGAAACAAATACCAGTTATACTAATGAACCTACTACCAATAATTCTACTTATCAAGATCAGTCTGCGAATCAAGGAACACGGGAAACTgggataattgaaaaattatta CATTCTTATGGATTCATACAATGTTGTGAAAGACAGGCAAGActgttttttcattttagcCAATTTAGTGGTAACATTGAACATTTGAAGATTGGAGATCCTGTGGAATTTGAAATGACTTACGATCGGCGAACAGGCAAGCCTATTGCAAGCACTGTTAGCAAAATTGCTCCAGTG gCACTGGGTGATCAACGATGCATTGGTAATGTAACAACAGAATTACAAGCAAGTGGTGACTCACAAGGACGTATCAGTTACGAAAATCGTGGAGAGTGTTTTTTTCTGCCATATACCAAAGATGATGTCGAAGGAAACGTTACTTTGCGCGCTGGTGACAAAGTTTCATTTCAAATTGCTACTAATCAACg GGGAAACTTGGGTGCATGTAATGTGAGGTTGGAAAATCCGGCGCATCCAGTTCGGTACCGCGGGGTAGTGTGTtcgatgaaagaaaatttcggTTTTATCGAGCGCGCTGATGTAGtcaaagaaatattcttcCACTTTAGCGAAGCTAAGTCTATGAAAGAAGAACTTAGGCTAGGAGATGATGTGGAATTTATAATACAGACACGTAAC GGAAAGGAGGTAGCTTGCAACATTACAAAGTTACCACCTGGGTCAATCATATTTGAGGAAGTCAGTAATGAAGTGATGAAAGGACAAGTGTTGAAGCCATTGGAAAGAGGCACTGCTGCTCGTCATCAAAATGACCCCTTACCTGGACGCATTAGGTATAGAGACAGTAATCATTCTGAAGTGGAAGTACCATTTGGAGATAAAGATCAAAAAGGAGATTTTACTCTtag gcATGGAGATTGGGTTCAATTTCGTATTGCAACAGACACTAGAGATCAGCTTAAAAGAGCTAcagaaataatgttattaccAGAATCTTTCACTGTGTCGGGAGAAAGACGGGAGCAGGGTGTTATACAATCCCTTAAAGATGGATTTGGCTTTATTCGTTGTGTAGAAAGAGAACCCAgacttttctttcattttaacgAAGTTCTTGATGTTGATAGAGAAATTAGTGTAGGGGATGAGGTCGAATTTACAGTCATACAA gatcCTTCGTCATCATTCTCTAATACTCGACAAAGTGCTATTAGATTGAAACATTTAACAATGGGTACTGTATTGTTTCAAACTATTATAGAAAAGGATATATTAGGTACTGTAATACAGGACACAAATTCAATGGAACCTGGCCTTATTGGTTATGGCCAGCAGAagagcattatttttttctctaaagatTGCGACCCTAAACATATTCCAAAATTAGGCGACAAg GTGATGTTCAATATCGTTCAAGTAAAACGAAATAAAGAGCTTGTCGCTGAAgacatatttttagtaaatgcTGCTggtgaaaaaattcaaaatgttaACAAAAAATCAAATGGACAAGTTTGTCAAGGTTTTATAGCTGCTCTTAAAGATGGATTTGGCTTTATCGAGACAGTTAATCAcgatagagaaatatttttccactACAG taaCTTTGAAGGAGATGCTAATACGTTGGAATTAGGAGCTGATATCGAATGTACAATTAGCAATTCGAGCAATGGAAGAGGATCCGGAGGTTGTGTAGCTGCCGATCATGTTAAACTGGTGCCACGAGGAAGTATTCCGAGGCCTACGGCAGTCAGTGAGCTTTTAGATGGTACTGTGGTACGCCCTTTACGAAGTGCAAATCCCGAGCAGACTGAGTACGCTGGTTTGATCAAAATTAATCCAACTAACGAGGACGAGGAAACGCCAGAATACGAATTCGGAATCATGGGACTTTCTAACAAACGGGAGCTGTTACAAGCTGGTGATCCTGTGCAATTACAGGTTGATTCAGAAGGTCATGCTTGCAATATTGTAGCcgtaaggaaaaaaagaagagcaaCCGTAGACGCGGTAAAAGGTCCATTCGGCTTTCTCGCCTATGAAGTCGATGAAGGTAAAAAGTTATTCTTCCATATAAGCGAGGTCCGAGATCACGCTACGTTGCAACCGGGTGATCAAGTGGAATTCGTTTTGGTTACTAATCAACGCACTGGCAAATCATCAGCTTGCAACGTGACTCGATTAAG CGATGCGGTCCAACAACGACCTGAGCGATTAATAAGCCGATTGCGTACCATATCGTTGGAAGATACAGGCCCAAAATTAACTGTGGTCAGACAACCAAGAGGTCCCGATGGCACGCGCGGTTTTAACCAGGAAAGATGCCAGCACACTCCTGGTGCCATAGAAGAGTAA
- the LOC140663182 gene encoding ataxin-3 homolog, producing the protein MESIFHEKQEGYLCAQHCLNALLQGPYFNAVDLASFGHQMDEEERIRMAESGVDSEDYKLFLEQPSGNMDDSGYFSVQVISSALKVWGLELIPYNSTESTALLAQNDPSRMRAYICNYKGHWFTIRKLGNQWFNLNSMLSGPQLISDTYLAMYLAQLLQEGYSIFIVIGTLPQCPAEDVLLKNPIVITKSNLNSELKSTSKGYRLGTKAEDDILKAALAMGEVKVPQSSCTTRSASSLSHKSELSMDKLRERIIPVRVEGREEESEEEEEEEEEDENVQLARALQMSLQNDEDDVNKSLKLRLDLHTDDKTTHLTNSTANDTDEDDELRRALQLSLECVTAPPTPDPEDIRWRRLNHFGIYTRTPNSESSAKLNT; encoded by the exons ATGGAGAGCATATTCCACGAGAAG CAAGAGGGATATCTGTGCGCCCAGCATTGCCTGAACGCGCTTCTACAGGGACCTTACTTTAATGCTGTTGATCTGGCAAGTTTCGGTCATCAGATGGACGAGGAAGAGAGAATCCGGATGGCGGAATCGGGCGTCGACAGTGAAGATTATAAACTGTTTCTAGAG CAACCATCAGGAAACATGGACGACAGTGGGTACTTTTCAGTTCAAGTTATTAGCAGTGCTTTGAAAGTTTGGGGTTTAGAACTGATTCCGTATAATAGCACAGAATCGACAGCTTTACTGGCACAGAATGATCCTTC ACGAATGAGAGCATATATTTGTAACTATAAAGGACATTGGTTTACGATAAGAAAACTTGGAAATCAATGGTTTAATTTAAACTCAATGCTCAGTGGACCACAGCTTATATCGGACACTTATCTCGCAATGTATTTAGCTCAATTGTTGCAAGAAG gttATTCTATCTTTATTGTTATTGGTACACTTCCACAATGCCCTGCTGAAGATGTTCTTCTGAAGAATCCTATAGTTATCACAAAAAGTAACTTAAACTCGGAATTAAAAAGTACATCCAAAGGTTATCGTTTAGGTACCAAGGCAGAAGATGATATCTTGAAAGCTGCGCTTGCGATGGGAGAGGTGAAGGTTCCACAGTCGTCCTGTACAACTAGAAGTGCATCTTCACTTTCTCATAAATCTGAACTATCCATGGATAAACTTCGCGAAAGGATAATTCCCGTAAGAGTTGAAGGTAGAGAAGAGGAAAgtgaagaggaggaggaagaagaggaggaagatgAAAATGTGCAATTAGCAAGGGCTTTACAAATGAGTTTGCAAAACGATGAGGACGATGTAAATAAGAGTTTGAAGTTAAGATTAGATCTTCATACCGATGATAAAACGACGCATTTAACAAACTCTACAGCAAATGATACAGATGAAGATGACGAGCTGAGACGAGCATTGCAACTTAGTCTGGAATGCGTGACTGCCCCACCAACACCAGATCCTGAAGACATTCGCTGGCGTCGATTGAATCACTTTGGCATATATACAAGGACGCCAAACAGCGAGTCTTCggcaaaattaaatacttaa